The following coding sequences are from one Candidatus Borkfalkia ceftriaxoniphila window:
- a CDS encoding DUF1989 domain-containing protein, which yields MKREWMIDACSGKCIDVTEEQRITVVDLEGGQVVDFFAVSAKDTSEFLSTGVTIDCNESLRLHVGDLVYSNLYRPMFQILSDDVGEHDLLHPCCRKEMYDFFYQNGNGHPNCLDNINRALNERRTIVHPLNLFMHTKINGDGSITVARPLSKPGDTIVLKARMNLRLGVAACSVSESDCNGGKCTPVKIIVED from the coding sequence ATGAAACGAGAATGGATGATAGATGCTTGCAGCGGAAAATGTATTGACGTGACGGAGGAGCAGCGCATAACCGTCGTCGACCTCGAGGGAGGACAGGTCGTTGATTTTTTTGCCGTATCGGCAAAAGATACGAGCGAATTTTTATCGACGGGCGTCACGATCGACTGCAACGAGTCGCTGCGCCTTCACGTCGGGGATCTCGTTTATTCCAATCTCTATCGCCCCATGTTTCAGATCCTCTCCGACGACGTCGGGGAACACGATCTTTTACACCCCTGCTGCCGCAAAGAAATGTACGATTTCTTTTATCAAAACGGAAACGGGCATCCGAACTGTCTGGATAACATAAACCGCGCTTTGAACGAACGCCGCACGATCGTTCATCCGCTGAATTTATTCATGCACACAAAAATCAACGGCGACGGTTCGATAACCGTTGCGCGTCCCCTTTCCAAACCAGGCGATACAATCGTTTTAAAGGCGCGGATGAACTTGCGTCTGGGCGTAGCCGCGTGCAGCGTGTCCGAAAGCGACTGCAACGGCGGAAAATGCACGCCCGTAAAAATCATCGTAGAAGATTGA